One window from the genome of Thermithiobacillus plumbiphilus encodes:
- a CDS encoding DUF1841 family protein, producing MLYGDKRETYRDIFFQVWQKYRNKQPLEGIETVILPVLTMHPEYQAVLENPDRYADRDYTPEAGETNPFLHMGLHVSIAEQLAIDQPPGIRALYDQARAHFGEAHAAEHLMMDCLAEAIWQMQRQGSDFDMHLYMRCIRDQIGLPPENTEDKS from the coding sequence ATGCTGTACGGCGACAAGCGCGAGACCTATCGGGACATCTTCTTCCAGGTCTGGCAGAAATATCGGAACAAGCAGCCCCTGGAAGGCATCGAAACCGTGATCCTGCCGGTACTGACCATGCATCCGGAGTACCAGGCCGTCCTGGAAAACCCGGACCGCTATGCGGATCGCGACTACACTCCGGAAGCCGGCGAGACCAATCCCTTCCTGCACATGGGCCTGCATGTCTCGATTGCCGAGCAGCTCGCCATCGACCAGCCGCCCGGCATTCGGGCGCTATATGATCAGGCCCGGGCGCACTTTGGCGAGGCACACGCCGCGGAGCACCTGATGATGGACTGCCTGGCCGAAGCCATCTGGCAGATGCAAAGGCAGGGCAGCGATTTTGACATGCATCTCTACATGCGCTGCATCCGCGACCAGATCGGCCTTCCCCCGGAAAACACTGAGGACAAATCATGA